A single genomic interval of Oncorhynchus mykiss isolate Arlee chromosome 13, USDA_OmykA_1.1, whole genome shotgun sequence harbors:
- the LOC110513966 gene encoding zinc finger protein 239-like codes for MSKSARPHHCSQCGKRFIQLGHLKKHMRMHTGEKPYHCFQCEKRFSSSGSLKSHERIHSGEKPFQCSQCGKRFSSSGSLKSHERIHSGEKPFQCSQCGKRFSRSSHLKLHKSVHTGEKPFQCSQCGNSFTSSDSLKRHIGLHSGEKPYHCSDCGKRFSRLNGLKRHERIHTGEKPYQCSQCQNSFSQPAYLKYHERTHTGEKPYHCSQCGKNFTMSCNLKTHERIHSGEKPYQCSQCGKSFNQLGSLKIHERAHTAEKPYHCSQCGKSFKKLGKLKQHEKVHTSVKPFGITPTVE; via the coding sequence ATGTCCAAATCAGCAAGACCACATCACTGCTCTCAGTGCGGAAAGAGATTTATCCAGTTAGGACACCTGAAAAAACATATGAGaatgcacacaggagagaagccttatcactgcttTCAATGTGAAAAGAGATTTTCCTCATCAGGTTCcctgaaatcacatgagagaatacactcaggagagaagcctttccaatgctcccagtgtggaaagagatttTCCTCATCAGGTTCcctgaaatcacatgagagaatacactCAGGAGAGAAGCCgttccaatgctcccagtgtggaaagagattcTCCCGGTCATCGCATCTTAAATTGCATAAGAgtgtacacacaggagaaaaacccttccaatgctcccagtgtggaaatagTTTTACCTCATCAGATTCCCTGAAAAGACATATAGGTTTACACtctggagaaaagccttaccactgctcagactgtgggaagagatttagCCGGTTAAACGgcctgaaacgacatgagagaatacacactggagagaagccctaCCAATGTTCCCAGTGTCAAAATAGTTTTTCCCAGCCTGCATACCTGAAATACCATGAAAGaacacacacgggagagaagccttaccattgCTCACAGTGCGGAAAGAATTTCACCATGTCATGTAACTTGAAaacacatgagagaatacactCAGGAGAGAAGCCCTatcaatgctcccagtgtggaaagagttttaaccagcTAGGGAGTCTAAAAATACATGAGCGAGCACACACAgcggagaagccttaccactgctcccagtgtggaaagagttttaagaAATTAGGCAAACTGAAACAGCATGAGAAAGTACACACAAGCGTGAAGCCTTTTGGAATTACTCCCACTGTGGAATAA